A single window of Sphingobacterium sp. ML3W DNA harbors:
- the cysS gene encoding cysteine--tRNA ligase, giving the protein MENNLYLYNTLTRKKEKFQPLHPSLVGMYVCGPTVYSDVHLGNCRTFVSFDLIFRYLKHLGFKVRYVRNITDAGHLEGDNDEGDDKFAKKAKLEQLEPMEIVQKYTLGFHDVLRLFNTLPPSIEPTATGHISEQIEMVQKIISNGYAYERNGTVYFDVEKYVKDYDYTILTNRKLEDMLNNTRELGGQDEKRGRLDFALWIKAKPEHIMRWPSPWSVGFPGWHIECSAMSRKYLGDQFDIHGGGMDLAATHHTNEIAQSEACNHTAPAKYWMHTNMLTVNGARMSKSSGNGFLPHQLFTGDHPLLERGYSPMSVRFFMLQAHYRSTLDFSNEALDAADKGFKRLMTAISLLDKLKPSKGKSAVDIAVLRARCYAAMDDDFNSPILIAELFEVVRLINSIYDGKSAISASDLEELKSFLQHFVFDILGLENDLISNNDGIDEVMDIVIKLRDGAKQNKDFATSDRIREELNAIGIQLKDSKDGTLWNKI; this is encoded by the coding sequence ATGGAAAACAATCTTTATTTATACAATACGCTAACACGTAAAAAAGAAAAGTTCCAACCATTACATCCCTCTTTAGTAGGGATGTATGTTTGTGGGCCTACGGTATACAGTGATGTTCACCTTGGAAATTGCCGGACTTTTGTGTCTTTTGACTTGATTTTTCGTTATTTAAAACATCTTGGATTTAAAGTCCGATATGTGCGGAATATTACAGATGCCGGGCATTTGGAGGGGGATAATGACGAAGGAGATGACAAATTTGCGAAAAAAGCAAAATTGGAACAACTGGAGCCAATGGAGATTGTGCAGAAGTATACACTTGGTTTCCATGATGTATTACGTCTATTCAATACACTTCCTCCAAGCATAGAACCTACTGCTACAGGACATATTTCTGAACAGATTGAAATGGTGCAAAAAATCATCAGCAATGGATATGCTTATGAGCGTAATGGTACTGTTTACTTTGATGTGGAAAAATATGTTAAGGATTACGATTACACTATTTTAACCAATCGTAAGCTAGAGGATATGTTGAATAATACACGTGAACTTGGTGGCCAAGATGAAAAACGTGGAAGATTGGACTTTGCACTTTGGATAAAAGCCAAACCTGAGCACATCATGCGTTGGCCTTCACCATGGAGCGTTGGTTTTCCAGGTTGGCACATTGAATGTTCGGCGATGAGTCGCAAATATTTAGGTGACCAATTTGATATTCATGGCGGTGGCATGGATTTAGCAGCTACGCATCATACGAATGAAATTGCACAGTCTGAGGCTTGTAACCACACAGCTCCAGCCAAATATTGGATGCATACCAATATGCTGACGGTAAATGGAGCTAGAATGTCCAAATCTTCTGGTAATGGTTTTTTACCTCATCAGTTGTTTACTGGTGATCATCCTTTGTTAGAACGGGGATATTCACCGATGTCCGTTCGTTTCTTTATGCTTCAAGCACATTATAGAAGCACGCTAGACTTTTCTAATGAAGCCTTGGATGCGGCAGATAAAGGATTTAAACGCTTAATGACAGCTATTAGTCTACTGGATAAATTGAAGCCTTCTAAAGGGAAATCTGCAGTAGATATAGCTGTTTTACGTGCAAGATGTTATGCGGCAATGGATGACGATTTTAATAGCCCTATTTTAATTGCAGAGCTGTTTGAAGTTGTTCGGTTGATTAATTCTATCTATGACGGAAAATCTGCAATCAGCGCAAGTGATTTGGAAGAGTTGAAATCATTCTTGCAACATTTTGTTTTTGATATTCTTGGTCTTGAAAATGATTTAATATCAAATAATGATGGTATTGATGAGGTCATGGATATTGTTATTAAATTGCGTGATGGAGCAAAGCAAAATAAGGATTTTGCAACTTCAGATCGTATTCGCGAAGAGTTGAATGCTATCGGAATTCAATTAAAGGATAGCAAAGATGGCACACTTTGGAATAAGATTTGA
- the der gene encoding ribosome biogenesis GTPase Der, translating into MANIVAIVGRPNVGKSTLFNRLTESRKAIVDDFSGVTRDRHYETAEWIGKKFTVIDTGGFVHGSDDVFEEAIRDQVHIAIEEASAIIFMVDVTTGITDLDDEIADLLRRSSKPVYVAANKVDHAKLHHDSAEFYAFGLGEIYNVSSATGSGTGELLDAVVSTLEAEFEDDTSLPKYTIVGRPNVGKSSLTNALLGVERNIVTPVAGTTRDSIRIHYKQFGHDFLLIDTAGLRRKSKVNEDIEFYSVMRTIKALEDSDVVILMLDANDGIEAQDINIFHLAEKNRKGIVIVVNKWDTIEKDNKTMKDFEARIKEKLAPFTDVPIVFTSVTEKQRIFKTLEVAAKVYENKTKKIPTSKLNEVMLQVIENYPPPALKGKYIKVKYVTQLPGRTPMFAFFCNLPQYVKDPYKRYIENKLREHFDFEGVPLQIYFRQK; encoded by the coding sequence ATGGCAAATATTGTTGCAATTGTAGGTCGTCCAAATGTTGGGAAATCCACGCTTTTTAATCGTCTGACGGAGAGTAGAAAAGCTATTGTTGATGACTTTAGTGGAGTGACGCGCGACCGTCACTATGAAACGGCAGAATGGATTGGGAAAAAGTTTACAGTAATTGATACTGGTGGATTTGTACATGGCTCGGATGATGTATTCGAAGAAGCAATTCGTGATCAGGTCCATATCGCAATAGAAGAAGCATCTGCGATTATTTTTATGGTAGATGTAACAACAGGTATTACGGATCTAGATGATGAAATCGCGGATCTTTTAAGAAGAAGTTCTAAGCCTGTATACGTTGCTGCAAATAAAGTTGACCATGCAAAATTACACCATGATTCTGCAGAATTCTATGCCTTTGGTTTAGGTGAAATTTATAATGTTTCTTCTGCTACAGGTTCTGGGACAGGAGAGTTATTAGATGCTGTTGTGTCTACTCTTGAAGCTGAATTTGAAGATGACACCTCACTACCAAAATATACGATTGTAGGTCGTCCAAATGTTGGTAAATCCTCTTTGACAAATGCTTTGTTAGGTGTGGAACGTAATATTGTTACGCCAGTAGCTGGTACTACGCGCGATTCGATTCGTATTCATTATAAGCAATTTGGTCATGATTTCTTGCTTATTGACACCGCTGGATTAAGACGTAAATCAAAGGTGAACGAAGATATTGAGTTTTATTCTGTGATGCGTACAATCAAAGCGCTGGAAGATTCAGACGTTGTTATTTTGATGTTAGATGCAAATGATGGCATCGAAGCTCAGGATATCAATATCTTCCATTTGGCTGAGAAAAATAGAAAAGGAATTGTAATTGTTGTCAATAAATGGGATACCATTGAAAAAGACAATAAAACGATGAAAGATTTTGAAGCGCGAATCAAAGAAAAATTAGCTCCATTTACAGACGTGCCTATTGTTTTTACTTCAGTTACAGAAAAACAGCGTATTTTCAAAACATTAGAGGTAGCTGCTAAGGTATATGAAAATAAAACGAAAAAGATACCAACTTCAAAATTGAATGAAGTGATGTTGCAGGTAATTGAAAATTACCCGCCACCAGCTTTAAAAGGTAAATATATCAAGGTAAAATATGTAACACAGTTACCTGGACGTACACCTATGTTTGCATTCTTCTGTAACTTACCACAGTATGTGAAAGATCCTTACAAACGTTATATTGAGAACAAATTACGTGAACACTTCGATTTTGAAGGTGTTCCACTTCAAATTTATTTTAGACAAAAATAG
- a CDS encoding beta-N-acetylhexosaminidase family protein, producing the protein MTIQLRFLILLFVTLCLCIKSQAQQIYPIPQKTILKVGRIPYQGIQLKGKVGTHVSSVLASYVEKAGIPVRFKKLKKAIGKEGYELQVHSKFILINYATERDAFYAAQSLKQLLDDAKRTSFLQKQTIQDFPDVAFRGTVEGFYGEPWSFEDRVAQLRFYGEWKMNTYLYGPKDDPYHSSPSWREPYPLDEAKRLQDLVRIATENEVDFYWAIHPGKDIKWNEVDSLAVLHKFDLMYNLGVRHFAVFFDDISGEGTKAEKQAGLLNYLQKEFVDKKHDVGALIMCPTEYNKLWSNLEPNTYLDILGDQLDKRVEIMWTGNSVIHDITKEGQVWVNNRIKRPSFVWWNFPVSDYVRNHLLLGPVYGLDKDIKSDMSGFVTNPMDKAEASKVAVFSVADYSWNTKAFDSKASWLRAIHEVLPDVEASYALFSKHNTDPGPSYHQYRRVESEDISPILDSLLAKTPQLTDFPIELSPFNLALLRTEFSKFAPAVHDILNNSKNQNLVTEIKPWLLHFESLGHASLALLDLLAANDDQHAYAHFLKLQTERNKLVDIDKNNNRNPYQPGIVTGSRHILPWVEKSYFHFAQLFREKGFSVPDAIDQAIGKVLTSLAPLKALPVLNDVIAGNKPQPVLKLSPLLEVIKLSPQDFIGLEITSPQFLKEVHLDIVPKQEVLKLEYSEDGKIWSPKKTSQSKMVRLINLSDHVVDIKLQKFEIVLQ; encoded by the coding sequence ATGACCATACAACTTCGATTTTTAATTTTATTATTTGTCACGTTATGCCTATGTATAAAGAGTCAAGCGCAACAAATTTATCCTATACCGCAAAAAACAATTTTAAAAGTAGGGCGTATACCTTATCAAGGAATACAATTAAAAGGGAAAGTGGGTACTCATGTTTCTTCGGTGCTCGCTTCTTATGTAGAAAAAGCGGGTATTCCAGTTCGTTTTAAGAAGTTAAAAAAAGCAATTGGTAAGGAGGGATATGAGCTGCAGGTTCATTCAAAGTTCATTTTGATAAATTATGCAACCGAGCGGGATGCTTTTTATGCTGCCCAAAGCCTAAAACAACTTTTAGATGATGCCAAACGGACTTCATTTTTGCAGAAGCAGACCATACAGGATTTTCCTGATGTTGCCTTTCGTGGTACAGTAGAAGGGTTTTATGGGGAACCTTGGAGTTTTGAAGATCGAGTTGCTCAATTGAGATTTTATGGTGAATGGAAAATGAATACTTACCTTTATGGTCCTAAAGATGACCCTTATCATTCATCACCCAGTTGGAGAGAACCATATCCATTAGATGAAGCGAAGCGTTTACAAGATTTAGTGCGTATTGCAACGGAAAATGAAGTTGATTTTTATTGGGCAATTCATCCAGGAAAAGATATTAAATGGAATGAGGTGGACAGTTTGGCTGTATTGCATAAGTTTGATTTAATGTATAATTTGGGTGTGCGTCACTTTGCAGTATTCTTCGATGATATCTCTGGGGAGGGAACAAAAGCAGAGAAGCAAGCTGGTTTATTGAATTATTTACAAAAAGAATTTGTAGATAAAAAGCATGATGTGGGTGCATTAATCATGTGTCCAACGGAATATAATAAATTGTGGTCAAATCTAGAACCGAATACTTATCTGGATATTTTGGGAGATCAATTGGATAAAAGGGTTGAGATTATGTGGACTGGTAATTCTGTCATTCATGATATCACCAAAGAAGGCCAAGTTTGGGTAAATAATAGAATTAAACGCCCTTCGTTTGTCTGGTGGAATTTTCCAGTAAGTGATTATGTTCGTAATCATCTTTTATTAGGACCTGTTTATGGATTGGATAAAGATATAAAATCTGACATGTCGGGTTTTGTTACCAATCCGATGGATAAAGCCGAAGCTTCTAAAGTAGCAGTTTTTTCAGTAGCAGATTATTCTTGGAATACAAAAGCCTTTGATTCAAAAGCCTCTTGGTTGCGCGCTATACATGAAGTACTGCCTGATGTGGAGGCATCTTATGCCTTATTTTCAAAACATAATACAGATCCTGGACCGAGTTATCATCAGTATCGACGTGTTGAATCTGAAGACATTAGTCCGATATTAGACAGTTTATTGGCTAAAACGCCACAATTAACGGATTTTCCCATTGAGTTATCGCCGTTTAATTTAGCTTTATTGCGAACTGAGTTTTCGAAATTCGCTCCAGCGGTTCATGATATTTTGAATAATTCGAAAAATCAGAATTTGGTAACTGAGATAAAACCTTGGTTATTACATTTCGAAAGTTTAGGCCATGCAAGTTTAGCGTTGTTGGATTTATTGGCTGCGAACGACGACCAGCATGCTTATGCTCATTTTTTGAAGTTACAAACTGAGCGGAACAAATTGGTGGATATAGACAAAAACAATAATCGAAATCCATACCAACCGGGTATAGTTACGGGGAGTCGTCATATATTACCATGGGTTGAAAAGTCCTATTTTCATTTTGCGCAATTATTCCGTGAAAAGGGCTTCTCAGTACCTGACGCCATTGACCAGGCTATTGGGAAAGTACTAACAAGTTTAGCGCCATTAAAGGCTTTGCCTGTTTTAAACGATGTAATCGCAGGAAATAAACCACAGCCCGTACTGAAGCTAAGTCCATTGTTGGAAGTTATTAAATTAAGCCCTCAAGATTTTATTGGTCTAGAAATTACTTCTCCTCAATTTTTAAAAGAAGTGCATCTTGATATAGTGCCAAAACAAGAAGTTTTGAAATTGGAATATAGTGAGGATGGTAAAATTTGGTCTCCGAAGAAAACATCTCAATCGAAGATGGTCAGGTTAATTAATTTGTCAGATCATGTTGTTGATATAAAACTTCAGAAATTTGAAATCGTATTGCAATAA
- a CDS encoding RagB/SusD family nutrient uptake outer membrane protein, producing the protein MKKLLLILVAAATVTSCDIDRLSKGSMDSDVIVNNPDAMITGSYGQLKGWSDVMHRLGEYAGDNMMIRGSSTDAFYEFLSYSRTANNWRLTSFWDAGYKAIAQSSNVIKMLEEGTDATIDNQLGECYYIRGMMYFYLSRAFGRPYYQNPETNLGVPIVNGTPDDIFDLQLPDRSSVKDTYEQAISDLKKAETLLTINKGNVYASKGAAQAMLSRVYLYMSGTYQSPNAEYARLSVEYADKVINSGTYSLLNREQFMKYNTFTPESNNETIFAIKRVASEFSGDDHYSGIGGMYSNINEIGYGEMYASEKYINLLNETGRNDWRSDQFHLVDARASFIEPTYAKDEKTGKYTEVFRFVKGGKESSLSYAQFVVERAGNSIIAVEVIPKTATKDEERIPYVMTVIDASQGLYSVKYKDGKTYEGLLDYYISLNNGYPQFYITKCSREGEESQLHSPIISRLGEVYLNRAEAQAKLGNYSAALSDLNTIRTRSITNGAYASLDASNASKLIDKERELELAFQAERSYDVFRNGEALTRHYPGPHNQFEDIAATDFRVVYFIPQTAINSYSGVLTQNPTQ; encoded by the coding sequence ATGAAAAAGTTATTATTAATATTAGTAGCAGCAGCTACTGTTACATCTTGTGATATCGATCGCTTATCAAAAGGTTCGATGGATTCAGATGTCATTGTGAATAACCCAGATGCTATGATTACAGGTAGCTATGGGCAGTTAAAAGGATGGTCAGATGTGATGCATCGCTTAGGCGAGTATGCAGGCGATAATATGATGATTAGAGGCTCTTCAACAGATGCTTTTTATGAATTCCTTTCGTATTCAAGAACAGCTAACAATTGGCGCTTAACAAGTTTTTGGGATGCTGGATATAAGGCTATTGCACAATCTTCCAATGTGATTAAAATGTTGGAAGAGGGAACTGATGCGACAATTGATAATCAGTTGGGTGAATGTTATTACATCCGTGGGATGATGTACTTCTATCTTTCTCGTGCTTTCGGACGTCCCTATTATCAAAACCCAGAAACCAATCTTGGTGTGCCTATTGTAAATGGGACACCAGATGATATTTTTGATTTGCAACTTCCAGATCGTTCGTCGGTGAAAGATACCTATGAACAAGCAATCAGCGACTTAAAAAAGGCAGAGACATTGCTAACTATTAATAAAGGTAATGTATATGCTTCGAAAGGTGCTGCTCAGGCAATGTTATCACGCGTGTATTTATATATGAGTGGTACATATCAATCTCCGAATGCTGAATATGCGCGACTATCTGTAGAGTATGCAGATAAAGTCATCAACTCTGGTACCTATTCCTTATTGAATAGAGAACAGTTTATGAAATATAATACCTTCACTCCTGAGAGTAATAATGAAACTATCTTTGCAATTAAAAGAGTTGCCTCTGAGTTTTCTGGAGATGATCATTATAGTGGTATTGGTGGAATGTATTCGAATATCAATGAAATTGGCTATGGAGAGATGTACGCAAGTGAAAAATACATCAATTTGTTAAATGAAACTGGCCGCAACGATTGGCGTTCGGATCAATTCCATTTGGTAGATGCCCGTGCATCATTTATTGAACCTACCTATGCTAAAGATGAAAAAACAGGTAAGTATACCGAGGTATTTCGTTTTGTAAAAGGAGGTAAGGAAAGTTCATTGAGTTATGCACAGTTTGTAGTTGAACGAGCAGGAAATAGCATTATCGCAGTTGAGGTAATACCGAAAACAGCGACGAAAGATGAGGAAAGAATACCATATGTAATGACAGTTATTGATGCTTCTCAAGGCTTATATAGTGTGAAATACAAAGATGGAAAGACGTATGAAGGATTATTGGATTATTATATTTCATTGAATAATGGTTATCCTCAATTTTATATCACAAAATGCTCTCGTGAAGGTGAAGAATCCCAATTACATTCTCCAATTATCAGTAGGTTGGGTGAAGTATATTTAAATCGTGCTGAAGCACAGGCGAAGTTAGGAAACTACAGTGCTGCACTTTCAGATTTAAATACGATCAGAACACGTTCTATTACGAATGGCGCATATGCATCTTTGGATGCTTCTAATGCAAGTAAGCTGATCGATAAAGAACGCGAATTGGAATTAGCGTTTCAGGCAGAGCGTAGTTATGATGTTTTCCGTAATGGTGAAGCATTAACGCGCCATTATCCTGGACCTCATAATCAATTTGAGGATATAGCAGCTACCGATTTCCGTGTAGTATACTTTATACCACAGACTGCGATCAATTCATATTCAGGAGTATTGACGCAAAATCCGACACAATAG
- a CDS encoding SusC/RagA family TonB-linked outer membrane protein, translating to MKKRFTKPFFATNFYPVTSALMLALVAPTMVQANDYGDLISATSNSLQEQVSGTVTSSTGPISGVTIHVKENSTTATSTDGSGRFSIKVTAGQTLVFTAIGFNSVEKKVEGAFLNVRLDESNQALEEVVVVGYGTQKRESLTGSLQTVKGDQLRDVTSPSVENMLNGKASGVYVAPGTGKPGAKGGVVIRGQATLSGTTSPLWVVDGVILGSSAGDLNPDDIATLTILKDAASTAIYGSQGANGVVVVTTKNPSVGSTSINISSKVGFNQLTNGNMKMMNGAELYDYYATFPNQSDIKFSRWNQDLRNSDFDWWKVATQNGITQNHNVSIQGGTEKLRSYMSVGYYNEVGAVKGYEYDRYNFRLNTVYKPYEWLTVKPTLVGAKRGVDDRQYSTTAMYTNLPWDSPYDQNGNLVPHRYNGWVNNSSTNYLYDLQWNKESNTNYEFNGNMDFDIKFNSWLTFSSVNNYRYNSFSRAGYIDPRSSGGLSVQGRLTDYRTEYARRYTSQILKFNKSWGKHAVNALAAYEFNDYWSKSLDVYGTGFIPGFEVLDVVSLPERARGGITEWAVQSVLSNVNYAYDGKYLGQVSFRRDGASNFGTNAQYGNFFSVSGGWNINRENWFNADWVDNLKLRASYGSVGNRPSALYPQYSLYSISQGSGYNGIPGALISQIGNPDLTWERTFTTGFGVDASMFNNRARVSVDYYDKNTDNILYQVPISGVTGVTRLWKNVGKMQNRGIELTLGGDIIRKNDLTWSLDLNIGHNQNKLTELIKSRNADGSFSVKPITIDDGLGLSGTAERVLYPGLPVDTYYMPIWAGVNTETGAPEWYKEVTDTDGTITQVKTSNYAQATYQEAGKASPDLFGGINTSVTYKKFDLNASFGYSIGGQTYNYARQEYDSDGAYIDRNQMKLQDGWNRWEKPGDVATHPVASYGNKSNSNKTSSRYLEDNDFFRLRALTLGYNFKLEQYKVKNVRVFFTGENLFTITNYSGVDPEISINEDTGKILGSSGPSVYPATRKFMFGLNVTF from the coding sequence ATGAAGAAAAGATTTACAAAACCTTTTTTTGCAACTAATTTTTATCCCGTAACCTCGGCTTTGATGTTGGCTCTTGTAGCTCCGACTATGGTTCAAGCTAATGATTATGGTGATTTGATTAGTGCAACAAGTAATAGTTTGCAAGAGCAAGTTTCTGGTACTGTTACTTCGAGTACTGGCCCAATAAGTGGTGTTACTATTCATGTTAAAGAAAATTCGACAACTGCTACTTCTACTGATGGAAGCGGACGATTTTCCATTAAAGTAACTGCTGGACAGACCTTAGTGTTTACCGCTATCGGATTTAATTCCGTTGAAAAGAAGGTGGAAGGTGCATTTTTAAATGTACGCTTGGATGAATCCAATCAAGCATTAGAAGAGGTTGTGGTTGTCGGTTACGGTACCCAAAAAAGGGAAAGTTTAACAGGTTCATTGCAGACCGTAAAAGGGGATCAATTAAGAGATGTTACTTCTCCTTCTGTCGAGAATATGTTAAATGGTAAAGCTTCGGGTGTATATGTGGCGCCAGGAACTGGCAAACCAGGTGCAAAAGGAGGGGTGGTTATTCGTGGTCAAGCTACTTTAAGCGGTACTACGAGTCCATTATGGGTAGTAGACGGTGTAATCTTGGGTTCAAGTGCTGGTGATTTAAACCCAGATGATATTGCTACTTTAACTATTTTGAAGGATGCAGCCTCAACAGCGATCTATGGTTCGCAAGGAGCAAATGGAGTAGTCGTGGTAACGACTAAAAATCCATCTGTAGGTAGTACTTCCATCAATATTTCTTCAAAAGTAGGCTTTAATCAGCTTACTAATGGTAATATGAAGATGATGAACGGTGCTGAATTGTACGATTATTACGCTACTTTTCCGAATCAATCAGATATTAAATTTTCACGTTGGAATCAAGATTTGAGGAATAGTGATTTTGACTGGTGGAAAGTGGCTACACAAAATGGTATTACCCAAAATCATAATGTTTCGATCCAAGGTGGTACAGAGAAGTTAAGGTCATATATGTCTGTGGGATATTATAATGAGGTCGGTGCCGTAAAAGGATATGAATACGATCGTTATAATTTCCGCTTAAACACAGTTTACAAGCCCTATGAATGGTTGACTGTTAAACCAACCTTAGTAGGAGCAAAGCGTGGGGTTGATGATAGGCAGTATTCTACTACAGCTATGTACACCAATTTGCCATGGGATAGTCCATACGATCAGAATGGTAATTTAGTACCACATCGTTATAACGGTTGGGTGAACAATTCAAGCACGAACTACTTATACGATCTGCAATGGAATAAAGAATCCAATACCAATTATGAATTTAATGGTAACATGGATTTTGATATCAAATTTAACAGTTGGTTGACGTTTTCATCGGTCAATAACTACCGTTATAATAGCTTTTCTAGGGCAGGTTATATCGATCCGCGCTCCAGTGGTGGTTTAAGTGTACAAGGTCGTTTAACCGATTATCGAACGGAATATGCACGTCGTTACACCAGTCAGATTTTGAAATTCAATAAGTCTTGGGGTAAACATGCGGTAAACGCTTTAGCAGCGTATGAATTTAATGATTATTGGTCCAAATCGTTAGATGTTTATGGTACAGGATTTATTCCAGGTTTTGAGGTACTAGATGTTGTTTCTTTACCGGAACGTGCTCGTGGCGGAATCACGGAATGGGCAGTACAATCTGTGTTGTCTAATGTGAATTATGCTTATGATGGTAAATATTTAGGACAAGTTTCCTTCCGTCGTGATGGAGCTTCTAACTTTGGTACCAACGCACAATATGGTAACTTTTTCTCAGTAAGTGGGGGTTGGAATATCAATCGTGAGAATTGGTTTAATGCGGATTGGGTTGATAATTTAAAATTAAGAGCATCCTATGGCTCTGTTGGAAATCGCCCAAGTGCTTTATATCCACAATATAGTTTGTACTCCATTAGCCAAGGATCGGGTTATAATGGAATTCCGGGGGCATTGATTAGTCAGATTGGAAATCCGGATTTAACTTGGGAGCGTACTTTTACGACCGGTTTTGGTGTGGATGCTTCTATGTTCAACAATCGTGCTCGCGTTAGTGTGGATTATTATGATAAGAATACCGATAATATCTTATACCAAGTTCCTATTAGCGGTGTGACAGGGGTCACTAGACTTTGGAAGAATGTGGGTAAGATGCAGAACAGAGGTATCGAACTTACTTTAGGAGGTGATATCATTCGTAAAAATGATTTGACTTGGAGTTTAGATTTAAATATTGGTCACAATCAGAACAAATTGACTGAGTTGATTAAAAGTAGAAATGCCGATGGTAGTTTTTCTGTTAAGCCAATTACGATTGATGATGGTCTAGGTCTTTCAGGTACTGCGGAAAGAGTCTTATATCCAGGACTTCCGGTAGATACATATTATATGCCGATTTGGGCGGGTGTCAATACAGAGACTGGTGCACCCGAATGGTATAAAGAAGTGACAGATACAGATGGCACCATTACTCAAGTTAAGACCTCAAATTATGCACAGGCGACCTATCAAGAGGCAGGAAAAGCATCTCCAGACTTGTTTGGTGGTATCAATACAAGTGTAACCTATAAAAAGTTTGACTTAAATGCTTCGTTTGGTTATTCAATAGGCGGACAAACCTATAATTACGCGCGTCAAGAATATGATTCTGATGGCGCATACATAGATAGAAATCAAATGAAATTGCAAGATGGCTGGAACCGTTGGGAAAAACCAGGCGATGTTGCGACACATCCCGTTGCTTCTTATGGTAATAAAAGCAATAGCAATAAAACATCATCGCGTTACTTAGAAGATAACGATTTCTTTAGATTACGTGCATTGACTTTGGGATATAATTTCAAATTGGAGCAGTATAAAGTTAAAAATGTACGTGTGTTCTTTACAGGAGAGAATTTGTTCACCATTACGAATTACTCTGGTGTAGATCCTGAAATCTCGATCAATGAAGATACTGGTAAAATTTTAGGTTCATCAGGACCTTCAGTCTACCCGGCTACACGTAAATTTATGTTTGGTCTTAATGTTACATTTTAA
- a CDS encoding IS4 family transposase: MVNLNVFSQILSLIDRELFKVLVAKHKSDKHCKGINSWTHLASMLFCHFSSADSVRDISNGLRSTTGNLNHLGVGRAPSKSNISYINKHRTHELFKDLYFSLLDKLWQKDTHLRKDLTQLKRKVYLMDASIIPLCLSVFDWAKFRSTKGAVKLHTVLDYDGCLPVFMQITDGKVHESQRAGSYSFSKGSVVVVDRGYVDYNWLGDLDSRGCYFVTRSKTNMKYNVIKSYQSEALLEKGIIKDEIIELSGPSADRYNSKPLRLIHFWDSSTDNQYHFLTNNIQWKASLVANIYKQRWQIEIFFKHLKQRLKISSFVGTSENAVMIQIWTSLIGILLLKYLQKKAKYDWNLSNLVGFIRMNIFVKINIWQWIDDPFIRPPVKGKNGQLQIFSD; encoded by the coding sequence ATGGTAAATTTAAACGTTTTTAGTCAGATTTTATCACTTATCGACCGCGAATTATTCAAGGTTTTGGTTGCTAAGCACAAGAGTGACAAACATTGTAAAGGGATCAACAGCTGGACGCATCTTGCTAGCATGTTGTTTTGCCATTTTTCTTCTGCAGATTCAGTTCGTGATATCAGTAATGGCTTACGTAGTACGACTGGTAATTTGAACCATTTAGGTGTTGGTAGAGCACCCAGCAAGTCCAATATTTCCTATATCAACAAGCACCGCACCCATGAACTCTTTAAAGATCTGTACTTTTCGCTATTAGATAAGCTATGGCAAAAGGATACCCATTTGCGCAAAGATCTAACGCAATTAAAGCGCAAGGTTTATCTGATGGATGCCAGTATCATCCCTTTATGTTTATCTGTATTTGACTGGGCTAAATTTAGAAGCACCAAAGGTGCTGTAAAACTGCACACTGTGCTGGATTATGATGGATGTCTTCCTGTTTTCATGCAGATTACAGACGGGAAAGTTCATGAAAGCCAGCGTGCGGGTAGCTATAGTTTTTCCAAAGGAAGCGTTGTAGTGGTGGATAGAGGTTATGTGGATTACAACTGGCTCGGGGATTTGGACAGCAGAGGTTGTTATTTTGTTACCAGGAGTAAAACTAACATGAAGTACAACGTTATCAAGTCATACCAGAGTGAAGCACTCCTTGAAAAGGGAATCATTAAAGATGAGATCATTGAGCTTTCTGGTCCATCAGCAGATAGATACAACTCTAAACCATTACGCTTGATTCACTTTTGGGACAGCAGCACAGACAACCAGTACCACTTTCTGACAAATAATATCCAATGGAAGGCATCACTAGTAGCTAACATTTATAAACAGCGATGGCAGATCGAGATTTTCTTCAAGCATCTGAAGCAACGCTTAAAAATATCATCTTTTGTGGGTACTTCTGAAAATGCGGTCATGATCCAAATATGGACTTCGTTGATTGGAATATTACTGCTCAAATACCTTCAGAAGAAGGCTAAATACGATTGGAATCTGTCTAACTTGGTCGGGTTTATCAGGATGAATATATTCGTGAAAATAAATATATGGCAATGGATAGATGATCCTTTTATCAGGCCACCAGTTAAGGGTAAAAATGGACAGCTACAGATATTCTCAGACTAA